The DNA window CTTTCCCGACGTGAATGCCCTGCAGATTAAGGGCAAGGCTATCAGGAAGCTCAAAAAGTCCCCAGATACAGTCCTTATGGAGGTGGAATCTCTTCACACGGTGACCAACAGCGACAGCCCGCTAATTTGCTCCGAGGAGTGCATCTGCGAGTCCTGTGGCGCCACGGAGGAGGAATCCACGGAGGCTCAGGCTCCGCCTGTCGTACCTGAAGTGGGACTACGGGTCAACGGGGTGGACTACGTACCAGGTGAGGGAACCAGTGACGGAATCAAAGCTTGCTACGAGGTCCACAGCCGGTTTACGTGTGATCCATTCCGGCGAAGACTTAAGCAAGTCCTGAAGCTCACTAACATTGGCCAGCAGACGATCTCCTTCACCTGGAAACAGAGCACTTACTACTACAACAGAGGATCACTTCTCCTTGCCAGGGACAACGAGTTCCACTTCGACCTGGATGGCTTCCGGCTGGCGCACGGCGAGAGTCGGGACGTGGCCGTGCTGTATCAGCCACGCAAGGTGGCCATGACCATGGAGCTGTGGTTGCTCCAGGTGGAACCGCGTATCTTCTGCGGCCGCCAGGAATCGCTGCTGCTACGCCTGCATGGACGCTGCTCCCCGCCGGCGGACTACATGGCCAAGCTACTGGAGTGCCAGTGCGCCTGCATCTGCAAGTCGGATGCGGTGGCCATAGGCAAGCTGACCACACATCTGGGTGCATTAGCTCCCTTGGTAGTGCCTCCTCCGGCTTGCTGTCCCTACGACCGGCCGCTGGACGATCGAGAGGCGTTTAATGCCCTCAATACGGGATACAATTGCGTCCGCTTCGATGACCTGGAGGTGCTACGTGCCTTCCATCATCGTTTGAAAAAGCCAAGGGAGCCACTGTGGGACCTTCGCATTTCCACGATCAAGGACTACATTTTGCGGGTGGAGAGTGTGTTGGAGCGGGAGCAAATCTTCGCCGAATTTACCGATCTCCTCTCGCCTCTGCTGGGAGGGGCATCCTCTTCGATCACCGCCTCCTCCCAGCGGGATGATCAGAAGCAACGTTCTCGGCTCATCTATGTGCGTGGTGTGATCTGCAACGGAATCGCCGAGTGGGAGGATCTCATGTACAATGTGCAGGATTCCTTTTTCAAGCCGGAGTTGCAGCGTTACTACCACAGTTTGCTCGGCGAATCGGAAGAGGGCGACCAAGAATCAGATGAAGAGGAGCCCCACCAGCCAAAGCCCATGACGCCCATCGACAAGGAGAAGCTCATGGAAATTATCGGGGAAACGGAGTTGGACGAGGAAAAGATCCGGGTGGCAGTGATGCGAAGCTTATACAAGTCGAAGTACTTCCGGGATTCTCTCTATATCCAAACTTACTCTCATCTGTGCAATATGGCCGAGGACATTGTGTCCGTCATCGAGAGCACAGAAGTAGTGCCATAGTTTGGTGGTTTCGGGAAGAACTAGAAGTCTAACCGTGTTTTGAGATGAGCATGCACAAATCAATTGTTTTCGTATTACATCAAGTTTCCTTTCTAAACAGTAAAATCCGCCTTTTGATTAGACAATTCAGATCAGATTGTGTTACCTATCCACAAATCCTATATTTCATCTTGCATGGTTTTGCCTTTAAAGTCAATACACTTCTTTAAATGGTGACAGCTTAGACCctgaaatcaaattaatttgaaaatgtgCTCGAGTTCTACAGATCTACGGATCAAGGAGAATACTTTTACCTCCGATAGCAGCATCCACTCTGATGGCTTGGCCAATGAAGTTATAGACAACATTTTGAAAGAGCATCCAGGGCGAGGTATTCACCAAGAGTCGTCTTCCCTGGCGCCCTCTTGCAGTTTCCCCTCCGAAAAGTCTAAGAATAAAGTGGACCATAGGCTTGATTACTGGAAGAACATGATTAGACAGCGATGGGCGTTGCAAGAGAGGCTACGAAGGCAGTTGGGTAGGATTCCCGAACAGATGATACTCAATTGTCAGGGAAAGGTAGTGAGCCATTCAGTGAGAGGCCTTATGGAGATTGTAGGAATACCCAGATATACAGCTGCTGAGTTGTTGGGAAGGGAAGGCTCCAGGAATGGGGAGAAGGACGACGATTGCTCCAAAGAGCCACCACCCAAAATCTGTGACCTAGAGGTGTTGGGAAGAAAATACGAGGACTGTCGTGATGTTATTCTCCGCCCAATGGCAGCGATCAAGGAGAGCTCCCCTGCGCTCTCAAGATCAAGTGGAGGAGGCGAGGTCGTCCAACCGATACAGTCGATTCAACAATCGGCGACCGGACCTGGCGTTCGTATCAACGGAATACATTACTGGCCCCATGTTCCGGAGTACTCGCCGACCGTGGACCGGACCTTCACCAGCCATCCCTTCCAGCGGCACCTGCGCACCATCGTTCGCATCGAAAACTGCGGAAGCCAAGTGCTGCGTTTCTTCTGGAGACAGGTCAACTTCTTCTCTAACAACGATACACTCATGGAAGCCGACTCCGGGGACTTTGTATTCGATGTGGCCTCCTTCATGCTTTTTCCGGGCGAGTCCCGGGATGTTACAGTTCTGTACCAACCGCGGTATGTGGCCATAGTAAAACAGCGATGGCTACTCCTGACGACACCCCGCATCTTCTTCTGCCGTCCTTCGGGATTCACGTTGAACCTGAATGGCCGCTGTACCCCACCCAAGGAGTACTTGGATCGCCTGAAAATGGAGAAGCTCCAGGTGATACTCCATGATCCACGGGTTCACCTGGAACATAGGAATCTTACCCTTTGTCCATATGAACGGGAGCTGGAACAGCGGGAGGCTTTTAACCGGCGGAACAGAAGCTTCCAGTGCCGCCGCCACGAAGACTTCGAGCGTCTTTTGGAGTTTTACAGGAGAATAAAGTCTATCCACTTAGTTTCCTTTAGTCCTTCCTGGGATTACAGTGTCCACTCGCTCATCCACTTGGTGTGTAATGTCCAGGACCCTCGCCAACGGATTGAGCACCTTTCGGAACTAACACAATTGCTGGATGGCTTGAGAGGAGCATCGGCCTTGCCCCTTGGTAATGTGGACACTCCTGAAAGAATAAGGAATCGCTGGCACACTAAGGCCATCTATGTGCGTGGAATACTCGCCAGTAGGTTGGATGAGTGGGAAGAGCAGGTGCAACTTCTTAGGTCAAGAGTCAGCAAAAGAGAAACCAAGGACAGCCTGCTTGAGGTTCACCACTTCTACCCTTCGAAGTACTTTGAGGACTCTATCTACATCCAGTTATACAGACTCATCTGCAGTGCGGCTGAGGACATTGTGTCGGTGGTCGAGAGCACAGCTCAGATCTAGTTGTCACCAagtatacatacataaataaacggatacaaaataaaaccccGTAAACActtaacaaaaatacaataaaaactaTAAAGATGGAAAGACGAAGTGGACTTGGTTCTCGGCATCGCTCGTGGATGCAATCCTTCCTGAAGGCCGCCGGATCCTATAGGGAACCCGAGTCCCAGAAGAACGTGATGGACATAAAGTCAGACTCCACTGCGCTTGAATTTCGGCAGCGCAGAAGCCTCAAGGACGTCAACGACCAGGAGGGCAAGAAAATACTGGATGACATAATCCAGGACATTTTCGACAAGAAGGCGGGCACCATTACGTTGTCCGAATCGGAGTGTTCTCTGGACGAGGACATGCGGGAGTCCATGAGCATGGATCCGCGCCTCAAACTGTGGTACGATACCCTTCAGAATCGTACTACTGTCCAGGCGAAGATCCAGCGGAAGTTGGGACGCCGCCCACATGAGATGCTGATCAACGTGGGCAGCACTGGTGCTCCTGGGGATCGGGGGACCGTGGAGCGCCTGCTGGATCTCGCCGGTCGCATGAACCCCACGACCTTGGCTCAGAAGAAACCGGGAGTTCTTCCCGCCCAAGTCGATTGCCAGTGCCGGGAACTTGCCGAGCTTCAGGAGACCCTTCCGAGGGCTGAGAAGAGCGGCCGAGTGGAGGTGGAGGTCAGTGGACTGACCCGAGCCACCAAGCAAGAAATACTGGGGACTACGCACCTGCCCCCAGAAAGGCCGAGCCATTGGATAAGGTCCAGGCTGCTGGAGGAGCGCATCGAGAAGAAGAAAGGCGACATACAACGCGTCCTGCCCTTCTTCCCCAAGTTGGACAAACTGGAGGTGGTGGGAAGTGGTCCCATGCAGGAGGCGCTCCAGCGTGACGACGACGACCAGATCGAACGAGTGTCCTGCAAATCGATTTTCAGCCTGAGCAGCTCGTCGGAGATCCCGGCGGAGGTTGATCCAAAACAGGAGAGCCTTCCAAAGGCAGATCCTGAACAGGAATCTTTGGTTGCTCGAGCAGCCGTCAAGATCAACGGTGTGTTGTTCTTCAACTCAGGCAGGCGAAGTGTCTTACCGGATATCGCCAACGTTTTTTTCGAGTGCCATCCATTCCAGAGCGTGGTCAAGGAGGTGGCTCGCGTGGAGAACGTGGGCATCCAGGTGCTCACCTGCCAGTGGGCCATCGCGGAGTGCAAACGAACTGGGAAGTGCATTGCACAGTGTCAGAACTTCCTGATGTCCCAGTCCATCTTCACCGTTTTTCCCGGCGAGGAGCAGGTGTGCCGGGCACTCTTCCGTCCGCGTGGTTGCTATCTCTTCAAGCAGCGCTTCGAACTCCGCATTTTTCCCAATCTGAGTGGATCGGTGAGAGGGGTTTTTGTGGCCCGACTCACGGGAAGATGTGTTCCGGCACCGGAGTACACGAACAAAATACGCAAGCTGCAGAACTCGGTCACTGACAAGTCCAAGAAGCGGATGGCCGATGAATTGACCGAGATCCAGGCAGCCATAGTGCCCCTCCTGCAGCCTTGCGAGGTGGAGTGTCCCTACGAACGAATCTTGGACGAGCGGGAGGTGTTCAATGCCGAGAATACGGGCTACAAGTGCGAGCGCTTCGACGATCTGGAGACCCTGAAGACCCTATACCAGGATCTGAAGAAACCAAGGGAGCCCGCCTGGGACCTGCGCCTGGAGACGCTGCTTGGGGTAATCCTGCGCCTGCCGGACGCCAATGAAAGGCAGCTGCACTTCGCAAAGCTCGTCGAGGTTCAGGAGCAACTAAAGCAGGGTGGAGGTAGGGGATCCCTGACTCACTTCAGTCGGAATGATCAGAGGACTCGCTCCACGTTTATCTACGTGCGTGGCTGCATTGGCAATGGCATTCAGGAGTGGGAGGAGATGATGGCTTCGCTGGAGCTGAGCGGCCTCCGGCTGGAGATCAATCGTTTTCAGGTTAAGCAGCTGGAGGATGAGGAGAGTgccaaggaggaggaggaggcttACGAAGAGTCAGAGCCGAAGCCCTGGTTGCGTCAGCTGAGAAAGGAGAATCCCTACCTGTATCTCCTGAAGAAGCTGAGGACCAGGAAATCCTTCAGAGACAGTCTCTACATGCAGACCTACACCCATTTGTGTGACATGGCCGAAAATGTGGTCTCCGTTATCGAAAGTACGCAAAATGTTTAGCTTAGGTTCCAGTGCTTAGTCCAAATTTAAGGTGTCGGTAAGAAGAAAAACTAACGAAAACTCTCGCAAAGAAACAACGAAAAACTCCCCTGGGATGGTCTATTGATTTGGAAATCTATTAGCCGGGGCGGTGTGGGAAACTATTTCCCTGCCTGTGGGGACACACCTGTGCCCCTGATGTGGCGCTAACTTTTCCCATTACGATGGCCCTTTATGGGCCAACGAAATTGCCCATTTCGCCAGGAGGAGGAGTCCTCCTGCGGGCCCACACCTCGGAGTCCAACCCCCATCATGCTTAATGGCGCGCAAATGTTGGCCGGAAAAGTTTCGCAGCCGACTTCGATTTGAGCCAGTTTGCTAGTTTGCATTGATTTGATGACACTTTGGGGGCCATTCGATTCCACTAATAAACGGCAAACGACCCGCCCCATCCCTCCCAGAGTTGGCGTGTCAAAAAGTTGTCTGCATTTCGTGGGGCTGCTCTTTTGGCATTCCCTTCGACGGTGTCTGATGAAATGTGCGGCGAACGAGGCCATTATGCTTGCAATTAGCCAAATTGATTTTCTGATAGCGTCAACACCGACCTTAATCCGTATTCTTGGACCCAGTTCACAGAACATATCCATTTCGGCCCTTATTGGACTTTAACTAATCGGCTGCCATTTCCCTTCTCGTTTCAGGTAAGACAAGTGAACAAGCCAACGTAAGAAAACGCATCTGTGGGTAAGTCTTTGGTGGCCGGCCCCTCGGGAGCTTCACACGCCGCCAATCCACGACTCCAAATACCATAAATCATGCATCACGGGGCATTCCACGAGGTGTGCAACAAAAAGCGGCAAGCAGAAACGCAGTGTTTCCGTTCACACTCGGCGTCTAATTAGCCCACAGACCGCTCTGAGATGCCACTAATGTGCGGCCTAATGATCCCCCGTTGAAGATGCATGGTGGCCAACTAACATGGTCAGCGGCAAATTAACCTTGAACCCGTCACTCGGCCACTCGTCACTCGCGGTTGACATCGCTctttttctcattttaaaGCCAGTTTCTTTGAGATATTGGGAAACATCTCTTCTTTCAGAGTAAGAGATTTAAAATGGGTTGTCCTCAATTTAATTGTGGTTTGTGTGTTTTAAAGTAGCTTATGTTACATTTTAGGCCACACATAATCTATTAATGTCACTTTATAATTACTCATCACACAAATCTCATTTCACGGTTACCTTATTGGAAAACCTTATAGATATACCTAGCTAGGCAAATGTGCTTGGGAGGTTTCCATTTCTACTCTACTTTACTTAGTTAACTTAAAGTTCTTAGATATTtaataaaaggtttttttaaatccaagCTATTCTTTTTCTTAAGACATTATTTAAAGCTTTATTATTAGCTTAAGGTTCAAAAGTAAATtcgaaacacaaaaaatatatttgtgtttcagttttattattattagcgCTAACTCCAATTGACGGTTCAAATTGGAACCAATCCAAACACTGTCTTTTTGAAATACATTACACATATGTCTACATTACTGGGTAGACTGGTGTAGAATGTATAATCAAGAtcaaacgaaataaaatagttttcggttttctaaaaacacaaaacggtccaatattttttttaatacaacaaaaaatgtatttgtaaaattttccTATCAAAACAATTTACATTTTAGGCTTTGTTTGTTTCTGTATGTTTTATATTAATGTTCGCAAAAACTCTTCGCTAAAGAGGTTGAAGAGAATGCTCAATTCTACGGAGAATTGTACATTCAATTCTACATGCTTTGCTTTCGCAGAGAGTATACTTTTAGGATGATAATATAAGCATATCGAACATGTTTGCTGCTTAAGTTAGATCTCActttaaataagtttttatgatattttgaGAGAACTATTTTAACCTATTGATTACTTTTATATCGCTTAAACTGCGTCAAAGATCTCAAGTAAATCTCACTTGACCACAAATGTTTAAGCCCCTTCTGAGGGATCGGAATAGAACTCCATCGAACACGATCCACAGCCCGGGATCCAACCCCAGAGCGATCCACACATCTGAGAGGTTCGATCAGTCTGAAAGCGTTGTCCGTTGCGAGCGGTTTACACCTGGCAACAGGTGCGCATTGTCGTCGAAGTGTCCGCCTGATCGATCGATCTTATCGCTCGGTCTTCGTCCATGTCGATTTCGGGCCACGATATCTTGCGCCAGATCTGTCATTTACCGTTTTCCAGCCAGATGATCAGAGCAAAGTGCACAAAAACCTCAGAAATGAAAAGCTGCTAACTGAATTCAcgaaaattgtaaaaagtaAATTGACAAAAAAGTGAAGTGCAATCGGAAATCCAGGGCGATCCCTATCAGGGCAAGCCTTTTCTCACCCGGCGCGGAGCTCCTTCTTTGGGCCGAGTGAATTTATTCGCCAGCTCGCGGAACGTTCAATTATGCTAAAAGCATGGGATAAGCCAAATGGCCCAGTGAGGTGCGATTTAAGCCAGGTCTGTGCCTGGGGATTGTCAACGCAGCGCATTTCATTCGACATGGATACAAGCGGATACCCGAACTCCTCCCACAGACACTTGCCCcctcagatacagatacagatacagatacgagTGCGAGTGCCGATACAGCCAACaataaaattacattaaaaatcaaatgaaacTCGAGAGCGATTGAAATGCGCGGCACAGGCGTCTGGCCGGCTGCCCTAacacaatatttttatgggcTTATCGAGTGTCGAGAATCGGTTAGGTTTGCCAGGGTGTGTTTGTTGGTACTTGGCCAATAATCCCATGACACAATGGGCCAACGAAAGAGTTGAGCAACGAACTCGGGGTGTACATTCGTCAGTTGGCCGGTTTAAAGGCTCTCATAGGCTTATGCCCATTACAAGTCAACTGAAGTGCTGAGCCTGATTTATTTAGATGCGTTAAGTTTTAATCGCCGTTCGCTGCGCACTTTCACCAACCTGCTGCAGCATCGCGGAATGAAGTCATAACCAAATAGGCTGGCGACCCGCTCCGACAACACATAAAACATGACTTGTCTAGCCATAAAAACACTTGGCCAGAGCCcgaaaataatttgattacCGCGCAGGCCGTACTTCAAGCGGCTTTCTCCGCTTGATCCAATTAGTAGCGCAGACATGGCCTGGGATCTGCAGATCTCGAGATCTGGAGATCTGGGGATCTGAAGATCCGAGCCGGGCTGCCACCCACAGAATTGTATGGAACGGACCTACTACACACTGTACATGGCCTGCAATATGTCAACAATGGCTTGTTAGCAATTGCCTTTGAGCCAACCAActctgcgtgtgtgtgggcctCAGACACGGGTTTTGCAGCTGAAAACACCTTATTGACAAGGGAGACATTCGACTCGAGCGCGTAGGCCGGGGTTGAAATTTATCTCCGATTTCTAATTGCCTGACATGccaatttgaatttaaagcGCAAGCGATAGTGGTTCTCGGTTAAAATTCCAGCAAGATGCAGTTGTGGATACATGTGTTAGCCGTGGAGCAACAACGGAACACTGCAATTCACCGCGCTCGTTTATGGCCCGgccaactaaatcaattttcgCACTGGCTCGGCTTCGATTCCGGGCTTTATTAAGAAATTCTTCATAATTATGTAGCGTCGGCCGGCGGCGGTTCGAAATAAAACTGTTGTTTATGGCCGAGTTGCGGCAACTAGTTGGCTCAATTATGGCTCTGCTGCACCAACTTTCTCCCTCACTTTGGGCCAGCTGCCACGGCTGCTTAACCCCAATCGACGCCTCTAACTGAGTAACTAACTGGCGTGTTAATTTGCTCACCAGTTGCCGC is part of the Drosophila biarmipes strain raj3 chromosome 2R, RU_DBia_V1.1, whole genome shotgun sequence genome and encodes:
- the LOC108030039 gene encoding uncharacterized protein LOC108030039, with the translated sequence MENERRSSHSLGAECNTFLTDSMFTNKTAGSENLSKFTLANMVTLPSSLSQPTTRSIAQSQLNATSPMGKYTERMVEEILNEIFQERRGEFPETSSSCHMAEKPWPSEEHEPHVDKRLRYWKDVLQQRRKMQQRVQRETGKLASEVLFNRRSTLDNRDGETVKRLLDYADRMECERLMGAPVAKLGDRQDPCTCQVIPGLEATPPQAEKRGYKDVEIIGLPEVSKRELLGRDALEQKPPTGWLQSEFLDERLEQKFPAIQNVVEYFPDVNALQIKGKAIRKLKKSPDTVLMEVESLHTVTNSDSPLICSEECICESCGATEEESTEAQAPPVVPEVGLRVNGVDYVPGEGTSDGIKACYEVHSRFTCDPFRRRLKQVLKLTNIGQQTISFTWKQSTYYYNRGSLLLARDNEFHFDLDGFRLAHGESRDVAVLYQPRKVAMTMELWLLQVEPRIFCGRQESLLLRLHGRCSPPADYMAKLLECQCACICKSDAVAIGKLTTHLGALAPLVVPPPACCPYDRPLDDREAFNALNTGYNCVRFDDLEVLRAFHHRLKKPREPLWDLRISTIKDYILRVESVLEREQIFAEFTDLLSPLLGGASSSITASSQRDDQKQRSRLIYVRGVICNGIAEWEDLMYNVQDSFFKPELQRYYHSLLGESEEGDQESDEEEPHQPKPMTPIDKEKLMEIIGETELDEEKIRVAVMRSLYKSKYFRDSLYIQTYSHLCNMAEDIVSVIESTEVVP
- the LOC108030042 gene encoding uncharacterized protein LOC108030042 — translated: MCSSSTDLRIKENTFTSDSSIHSDGLANEVIDNILKEHPGRGIHQESSSLAPSCSFPSEKSKNKVDHRLDYWKNMIRQRWALQERLRRQLGRIPEQMILNCQGKVVSHSVRGLMEIVGIPRYTAAELLGREGSRNGEKDDDCSKEPPPKICDLEVLGRKYEDCRDVILRPMAAIKESSPALSRSSGGGEVVQPIQSIQQSATGPGVRINGIHYWPHVPEYSPTVDRTFTSHPFQRHLRTIVRIENCGSQVLRFFWRQVNFFSNNDTLMEADSGDFVFDVASFMLFPGESRDVTVLYQPRYVAIVKQRWLLLTTPRIFFCRPSGFTLNLNGRCTPPKEYLDRLKMEKLQVILHDPRVHLEHRNLTLCPYERELEQREAFNRRNRSFQCRRHEDFERLLEFYRRIKSIHLVSFSPSWDYSVHSLIHLVCNVQDPRQRIEHLSELTQLLDGLRGASALPLGNVDTPERIRNRWHTKAIYVRGILASRLDEWEEQVQLLRSRVSKRETKDSLLEVHHFYPSKYFEDSIYIQLYRLICSAAEDIVSVVESTAQI
- the LOC108030041 gene encoding uncharacterized protein LOC108030041, with the protein product MERRSGLGSRHRSWMQSFLKAAGSYREPESQKNVMDIKSDSTALEFRQRRSLKDVNDQEGKKILDDIIQDIFDKKAGTITLSESECSLDEDMRESMSMDPRLKLWYDTLQNRTTVQAKIQRKLGRRPHEMLINVGSTGAPGDRGTVERLLDLAGRMNPTTLAQKKPGVLPAQVDCQCRELAELQETLPRAEKSGRVEVEVSGLTRATKQEILGTTHLPPERPSHWIRSRLLEERIEKKKGDIQRVLPFFPKLDKLEVVGSGPMQEALQRDDDDQIERVSCKSIFSLSSSSEIPAEVDPKQESLPKADPEQESLVARAAVKINGVLFFNSGRRSVLPDIANVFFECHPFQSVVKEVARVENVGIQVLTCQWAIAECKRTGKCIAQCQNFLMSQSIFTVFPGEEQVCRALFRPRGCYLFKQRFELRIFPNLSGSVRGVFVARLTGRCVPAPEYTNKIRKLQNSVTDKSKKRMADELTEIQAAIVPLLQPCEVECPYERILDEREVFNAENTGYKCERFDDLETLKTLYQDLKKPREPAWDLRLETLLGVILRLPDANERQLHFAKLVEVQEQLKQGGGRGSLTHFSRNDQRTRSTFIYVRGCIGNGIQEWEEMMASLELSGLRLEINRFQVKQLEDEESAKEEEEAYEESEPKPWLRQLRKENPYLYLLKKLRTRKSFRDSLYMQTYTHLCDMAENVVSVIESTQNV